The Azospirillum baldaniorum genome segment GCCCTGGACGCGCGACGCGCTGATCCGCGCCGTCCGCCTGGTCGCCGACGGCCTGGCCGAACCCGATCTGCTCAAGGCCGCACCACGCCGCGCCAAAAAGGCAATCGCCCAGGACAAGCGCTTGGTGGAGCTGGTCGCGACCATCCACAACGCCGCCGCCGGCGAGAAGCCAAGCCGGGCCATCTTCCGCACGCCCGCCTGGCCCTGGAGGGCGGCACGCCGAGCGACGAGCTCCTCGTTAGTGTCGCCGCCATGGCGGATCGGAAGTTCTGGCACCGGGTGAGTGGACCGGGATCGGCCGGTTGACGCGGTTGTCCGTTGACATAGCGTGAGCGGGACGGTACGAGCGCCGCCCCACGTTCCATGACCGCGCCATGCCCAAGATTCTCGACTTCGCTGCCGCTCGCGATACGCTTATCGGCCGCCGCGCGGAGTGCTTGCCGCCGTCCAGCCTTTGGCAGGGCCGGATCATCTCTCTGCCGGATGGGGTGAGCGACAAGCCCATGCCGCAAGATGACGCCGCACAAGCGGTGGCGGCCTTCCGCGACGGGTTTCTCGAGGCGACCAAGAGCGCAGAGTGCGCCGTTGACGGCTTTCTCCTTGACGCTCGGGAATGCTTGCGGTGGGACATGCTGCTGGCCCCCCTGGCCGTGGCCGCGTGCGGCATCGTCCGCGACATTCCCGGCATGGCAGACTTGGCGGTCGAGGTGTTCCCCGCACCGGACGCCTTGACCGGGTGGGGCGTGCGCGGCCTTCGCGGTCCCCGCTCAATGCTCCATGCGGCGGCGTTCGCGGTGGCCGCCGCAAGCCGTCTTCCCGGACACGCCGAAGTGTTCCTGGACCGTGCGGCCGAGACGTTTGGAGTGGTGCTGAAAGCGCACGGACTGCCATCCGAAGCGCTGGTGGATCTGGGTGGCAGGCTGCTGACGTGGCCGCCGCGTCCAAAGCCCGTCCCGAGGTGACGTCGGGTTGTCGCCATCTGCCGTTCCAAGCGAGAGGTCGTACTCAGTCCCGGTTGAGGCGGTCGATCTCGTCCTTCAACGCCAGCTTTTCAGCCTTCAGCCGTTTTACGGCGGGGTCGTCGGTCCGCGTCGCGGCTTCCCGCGCCGCGATCGCGTGGTCGAGCGCCACGTGGCGCTGGCGCAGAGTTTCGATGCGGGCGTCTGGACAGCGTGAGTGTGAGGGCTGCATGCGCTCCTCCACAGTGTGGTTATCACTCCAGCAACCGCGGCGGACGGGACGTGTCCCGCGGCGCGGATGGAATACACCGTTGGCTCCCCTAATCCTGACACTGGCCCCTTTCCAGAGTGGCGATGAAGCCGGAGAGCGCCTGAAAGTGTGCACCGCCCACTCCTATGGAACGGGGCGGCAGCTGGAATGACGTTTCAGCAACTCGAGGCGTCATCGCCGTGGCCGACTGAGTTCGGTGAGCGTAATCGGCAACGCCCTGCGGCTTCGCACTACCTGGCGATGGCCCGCTTCGCCCCTTTTCGGTTGTACCACTTGGATTGCGAGGGCTAAGCTCGGGATCCCCCAGGCGCATGCACGCCCCCTTTGCCTGACGCGCCCATACGAGCTTCCACGCTGCCATCATGAACAAGGGCGTCGCTCTTTCAAGACTTGCTGGGTCCTTCCTCGCCCTCGGCGGCACGTGCGTCTTGTGGCCACGCTCACAAGCATACAGTAAAAATTCACATAAATCTGGACAGTTCAAGAAAGCAGTAAAGCCGTGAATCCCATAAAAACTGGTCTGTTGGCGAAATCAATTCCGTACATACGGGGCGGCGCTGGAACGAAGCATGCCGTCGTCTTCTTCGGCGGAAACGCTCTTTTCAAGCGCCTCGACAAATCATCCAACCCGAGCCGCTACGCCAACCAGATCGCCAATCTTCTGCCCGGTGATTATCGGTTCACCATACTCGGCTACGAGGAGAGCCCGCCTGAGGACTACACGCTTGACACCATAGTCCGGGACCTTGCCCAAGTGGTCCGGGCCGAGTTGGGCAAGCCCGACCTGGTGGTCGGCGTGTCGTTCGGCGGATTCGTGGCCCAACGCTTTGCTGCCGAACACGCAGATCTGGTCGACCGGCTTGTCATTCTGATCAGCGGGCACCGTTTCTCCGACGCCGGGTGGCAGGTCATGGAGCGTCAGTTCGAGGCGCTCTCGACGGGCGACTTCTACACGCTGGTGAAGGACAACGCTCTCCTGTTCCGTCGTCCCTGGTACAACTGGCTCGTGCGCCTCAAGCTGTGGAAGGATCGGGACCGGCTCCCCTCGGAATTCAAGGAACCCGGGCAGATACTGCGCGCGTACCGCAGCATCTTCTCCGATGATTTCACGCGGAATCCCGGATTCGCCAAGCGGATCATGGCGCCGACTCTCGTGATTGGTGGGACCTCGGACCAATATTTCGACGTCCGTGTTTTCGAAGAGACCGCAGGGATGATTCAGAATGCGCGGCTCAAGCTCTACCCGGACGAAACCCACATGCTGCCCATCGAACGGAGCCGTGACGTGGCTACGGACTTGGCCGCGTTCATCGCGGACTCGCCACCGCGCGGCGACACGGCCGCCCCTCAGGAAGCAGCGATGAGGCGCTGACCGATACCCATGGGTCAACTTGCACGGGCCCCCGGTCCTCGGCCATCCAGCCCGCCGGTTGCTACCTGATCTCTTCCAGCACGTGCCTGGGCCGTCCACGTAACGGTCGGCAGGAGCAGGGCCCGTGTCCGGTCGAAGGGTGGCAGAGAGGTCGCCGACGGCTTGGCGCAACCTGAGTTGCTGAAGGCGGCGCCGCGCCGCTCCAAGAAGGCGGTGGCACAGGCCAAACGACTGCTGGAACTGGTCGCCACCATTCACAACGCCGCCGAAGCCGGGCGAAAGCCGACACTGGCCCGCATCGGCCGGCAGTTGGAGCGTCAGGGTGTGCGCACCGCAACCGGGGCCAAGACCTGGGCACCGTCAAGCGTCAAGTCCCTGCTCGACCGCGCGCGTGAGCAAGGCTTGCTGGACGGACTGCCCAGCTCAGCGATGGAATAGCCCCACACACCGGAGAGCACCCTTGAGCGAGACAGCATCATGACACCCACCCAGTGCAAAGCCGCTCGCCGGAGGCTCGCCTGGTCCATTGAGGAGTTGGCGCATCGAGCCATGCGCAGCCATACCGTTGTCGGTGAATTCGAACGCGGCAAGAAGCCCGGCAGTGCGGCGGTCCTTGCCTCCCTCTGCCGCGCCTTTGCCGAGGCCGGCGTGGATGCCGAAGCAATGCTGAAGGTGCGCACCGCCGTGATGAACGGCATACTCGCCGCGGACCACACCGCCGCCGAGCCATTCGCCCGCCGACCGTTCCGGCGGGCGGCTTGATGGCTCCCCAGGTTTGAGACGGTCTCATCACCGTTCGCGGAACGCACGGTTGAACTGGTCTGTAACGGGTTTGACGAGATAGGACATGGCGGTGCGCTCGCCGGTCGCCACGAACACGTCGACTGGCATGCCGGGCAGCAGTTGGACGGGTCCGAGCTTGCGGAGTTCGTCAGCGCCGATCTCCACATCGGCGAGATAGTGGATGTCCCCAGTGCCGGGGTCGCGTGTGGTCGCGGGGGAGACGTGGACGACCGTGCCCATCAGTTCGGGTGTCGTCCGCTGGTTGAAGGACGTGAAGCGCAGCCGGGCGGTCTGGCCCGCTGAAACCTGATCGATGGCCGTCGGCACCAGCTTGGTCTCCACCTTGAGTTTCGCGTTTTCCGGAACGATGGTGACCAGCACCTCCGCGGGGGTGATCACGCCACCGACGGTGTGAGTGTTCAGTTCGTTGACCGTACCGGAGATGGGCGCGCGGATGTCGGTGCGCGCCAAGCGGTCCTCGATGGCGATCCGCCGGTCGTCGCGTTCCGAAAACTCCGTCTCGACGAGGCTCAACTCGCGCTGCGCCTCGGTGCGGGCGTTCTCGTCGATGGCCAGGATCTGGAGCCGGATTTCCCCGATGCGGGTCTTCGCCCTCGCCATGGCGGCGTTGATCTCGCCGCGCTCCCCGATGAGGCGTGCGCGCTCGCGGTCCACGGAATAGACGCGGGAGCCCTCGATCAGCCCCTTCGCCAGGAGTGTCTTCAACTTCTGGATTTCCGCCTCGACGAGGGCGATCTCATCCTCCTTGGCCATCCGCTGGGCGTCCAGGCCACGGATTTCCTCCCCAATCTGGACGATGCCCAGTTCAAGCTGCTCCTTCTGGCTGTCGCGGCTGCGCTGGTTGCCGGCAAACAGCCGGGTCTCGCCCTGCAGGACCGTGGCGACGGCGGGATCGGCTGGGTTCAGACGGGGTGGAAACGCGATGGCCGAAAGTCCGTCCCGCGTCGCCAGAAGACGAGCGCGCCGCGCCGCCAACTCAACCATCTGCGACCGGACGATGGAGAGTTCGGCCTTGGTCTGTGCGTCCTCCAGCCGCAAGATGACCTGACCGGCGCGGACGACATCCCCCTCCCGGACGGCGATCTCGCTGACGATGCCGCCGTCGCGGTGCTGGACGGCCTTCAGCTTCTGATCCACCGCCACGGTGCCCTGCGCGATCACAGCCCCGGTCAGTGTGGCGGTCGCGGCCCAGCCGCCGACTCCGGCGAGCAGGATGCCGGCGAAGACGGTGCCGGCCAGAATCCGCGGTCCGATCCGAAAGCTCATGTCATGGTTCCGGCCCGGCGATCCCGCGCCGTGCGACGGGTGACGAACGTTCATGTCCAGTCCCTCCAAGTCCATTCCTTCAAAGCCCAATTTGCTACGATCCCTGCCCGAACGCCGCCGTCAGGTGGTTTCGGTCATGGTCAGCGCGTGGAAGCCTTGTAGCGCGACGAGCGTGTCCACGTTGCGGTCTCCGTCGCTGTCGATCTCGATGACGGTGCGCTCCATCGCCTCGACCCATTCATGCCGGAAGCGGATGGCCGGGCCGTCATCGGTGCCGTCGCCATAAACATCCTTGAAACGGTCGTCAGGGCCGTCGCCCACCGCCGCAAAGAGATCGTATTTCGACACCCGGATGCGGTCGCCGACGTGGAAGTCGAGGATCTCATGGGTCACCGGCTGCGCCGCGGGCTCGAACACGAACAGGTTCCGCCCGCCGCCGCCGGCCAGCACGGCGGCGTTTCCGCCGACGATGAAATGGTCGTCGCCCTGACCGCCGATCACGGTTTCGAAGCCGGTGAAGCGGTCCTCCCCAATGGCGACGCCCTGGGCGGTGCCGTTGGCGAGGTCCAGCCGAAGCGCTCCGGTGGAGGCGGAGTAATCGAGCGTGTCGTGCCCTTCGCCGCCGTCATAGGTGTCGTTCGCGCGGTCGGAGGCGGCCATCACGCGGTCGTCGCCGTTCCCGCCATGCACCACGTCCGCGCCTTCGCCGTCCATGAGCAGATCGTCGCCGTCTCCCCCGTCGAGCGTGTCGTCGCCGGCGCCGCCGTGCAGAACGTCGTTGCCCATGCCGCCGAACAGTCGATCCTTGCCGTCGCCGCCGGACAGGTGGTCGTCGCCGTTCCCGCCGAACAGCATATCGTCGCCGTCGCCGCCGGACAGGGTGTCCCGGCCCTCTCCCGCGACGATGTGGTCGTCGCCTCGGCCTCCGGCGATCAGGTCGTCGCCGGACCTCCCGTCGATCAGGTCGTCCCCGTCCCCTCCGTCGATGTCGTCCGCGCACAGGCCGCCGAGCAGCGTGTCGTTACCGCCGCTTCCGGTCACAGGGGACTGGGCGAGCACCGAGATGTAGGCGACCTGCTGGATGGAGACCGCGCCATCGGTGATCTCATAGGTGATGGTGACGCGGCCGATGGCGTTGGGATCGCCTTGAAAGATCCAACCGCCCGGCGTCGCTGTCAGCGTTCCCGCCGAGACGGACAGCCCCCGGACCGACAAGCTGTCGCCATCCGGGTCTACGGCGTTGCGCAACAGGTCGGCGAGGCCGATGGTCAGGCTGGCGCAGTCGGTGACGTCCCTCAGGTGGACCGGCCCGCTCACCCGCGGGGCGCGGTTGACGGGGGCGTTTTCCTCTTCCGCGTCACCGCCGCCCGCGCCGTCGCCCGACTCCTCGCCTTCGACGTCCGTGGCGGGCGGGGGGCGGTCGGTGCCGGGGGGAGGCGGGGCGTCCTCGGTCTTCCGATCGCCGCCATCGGGAACGACGGTGGGGCCATCAATGGGGCCGCCGTCGGGACCCTGGTCGGGCGAGGCGGCGGGCGGCGGGCCATCCGCCGGGCCGGCGGACGCGGCGTTGCCGTTCGTCGCGCGGTCCGCCAGAGGCAGCGGCGACACCGGCCTCCACTCGGCCAGGACGGTCGGAGGCCGGAGGCCGAAGTCCGGAGTATCGACGAGGCGGAACGGGAAGACGGGCACGGTGTCGGCCGGCGCGCTGGCGGTGCTCCCACCCGTCGCGCCGTCGGAAGGCGGGGAAGGCGGGGCGTCTGGCTGCTCGTTCTTGGACGGATCTGGCTTGCCGGGTGGCACGGGAGTGGTCGGGGCCGGCGCGGTGCCGCCGTCCGCTTGGCTTGCCGTCCCCTGCGCCGCCGCCATGCCCTCCTGGGAATGCGCCTCTCCGGAAAGGAAGGATTTCAGGTACAGCGCCAGCCCGGCCAGGAACAGGCCCAGCGTGATGGGGACCGAGGAGTGCCGGCCAGCGTCCTTAAAAACGTAGCGGGCGGCGAGTTCGGTCTCCGGCGCCACCGCCTTGGTGCCCTTGACGCCGATCATGCCGAGGCCCGCACGGCTGCGTGCGCCTCCCCACCGGATGCTGGGTCCGCTGCAGCAGTCTTGGGCCGCAGGATGTCCTCCTTGGGCCCGAAGGTGGTCATGCGGCCGTTCTGGACCACCGCGACCAGATCGACGGCGGCCAGGGCGCTCGGTCGGTGGGCGATCACGATGACGATCCCGCCGCGGCTCCGCACGTCGCGGATCGCTGCCGTCAGGGCCGCCTCGCCCTCGCCGTCCAGGTTCGAGTTTGGCTCGTCCAGGACGACGACAAAGGGATTGCCGTAGAGCGCCCGGGCCAGCCCGACGCGCTGCCGCTGCCCACCCGCCAGCGCCGTCCCCTGTGGGCCGAGTTCAGTGTGGTAGCCATCCGGCAGGCGCAAGATCATCTCATGCACGCCCGCCGCCTGGGCCGCCGCCACGATGTTGCGGGGGTCGGGTTCCTCCTCCAGCCGGGCGATGTTGTCCTCGATGGTGGTGTCCATCAGCGCCACCTCCTGCGGCAGATAGCCGATGCTGCGGCCGAGGGC includes the following:
- a CDS encoding alpha/beta fold hydrolase — its product is MNPIKTGLLAKSIPYIRGGAGTKHAVVFFGGNALFKRLDKSSNPSRYANQIANLLPGDYRFTILGYEESPPEDYTLDTIVRDLAQVVRAELGKPDLVVGVSFGGFVAQRFAAEHADLVDRLVILISGHRFSDAGWQVMERQFEALSTGDFYTLVKDNALLFRRPWYNWLVRLKLWKDRDRLPSEFKEPGQILRAYRSIFSDDFTRNPGFAKRIMAPTLVIGGTSDQYFDVRVFEETAGMIQNARLKLYPDETHMLPIERSRDVATDLAAFIADSPPRGDTAAPQEAAMRR
- a CDS encoding YdcH family protein codes for the protein MQPSHSRCPDARIETLRQRHVALDHAIAAREAATRTDDPAVKRLKAEKLALKDEIDRLNRD
- a CDS encoding helix-turn-helix domain-containing protein; this translates as MTPTQCKAARRRLAWSIEELAHRAMRSHTVVGEFERGKKPGSAAVLASLCRAFAEAGVDAEAMLKVRTAVMNGILAADHTAAEPFARRPFRRAA
- a CDS encoding cadherin-like domain-containing protein, which codes for MIGVKGTKAVAPETELAARYVFKDAGRHSSVPITLGLFLAGLALYLKSFLSGEAHSQEGMAAAQGTASQADGGTAPAPTTPVPPGKPDPSKNEQPDAPPSPPSDGATGGSTASAPADTVPVFPFRLVDTPDFGLRPPTVLAEWRPVSPLPLADRATNGNAASAGPADGPPPAASPDQGPDGGPIDGPTVVPDGGDRKTEDAPPPPGTDRPPPATDVEGEESGDGAGGGDAEEENAPVNRAPRVSGPVHLRDVTDCASLTIGLADLLRNAVDPDGDSLSVRGLSVSAGTLTATPGGWIFQGDPNAIGRVTITYEITDGAVSIQQVAYISVLAQSPVTGSGGNDTLLGGLCADDIDGGDGDDLIDGRSGDDLIAGGRGDDHIVAGEGRDTLSGGDGDDMLFGGNGDDHLSGGDGKDRLFGGMGNDVLHGGAGDDTLDGGDGDDLLMDGEGADVVHGGNGDDRVMAASDRANDTYDGGEGHDTLDYSASTGALRLDLANGTAQGVAIGEDRFTGFETVIGGQGDDHFIVGGNAAVLAGGGGRNLFVFEPAAQPVTHEILDFHVGDRIRVSKYDLFAAVGDGPDDRFKDVYGDGTDDGPAIRFRHEWVEAMERTVIEIDSDGDRNVDTLVALQGFHALTMTETT
- a CDS encoding HlyD family type I secretion periplasmic adaptor subunit, producing the protein MSFRIGPRILAGTVFAGILLAGVGGWAATATLTGAVIAQGTVAVDQKLKAVQHRDGGIVSEIAVREGDVVRAGQVILRLEDAQTKAELSIVRSQMVELAARRARLLATRDGLSAIAFPPRLNPADPAVATVLQGETRLFAGNQRSRDSQKEQLELGIVQIGEEIRGLDAQRMAKEDEIALVEAEIQKLKTLLAKGLIEGSRVYSVDRERARLIGERGEINAAMARAKTRIGEIRLQILAIDENARTEAQRELSLVETEFSERDDRRIAIEDRLARTDIRAPISGTVNELNTHTVGGVITPAEVLVTIVPENAKLKVETKLVPTAIDQVSAGQTARLRFTSFNQRTTPELMGTVVHVSPATTRDPGTGDIHYLADVEIGADELRKLGPVQLLPGMPVDVFVATGERTAMSYLVKPVTDQFNRAFRER